A single Filimonas effusa DNA region contains:
- a CDS encoding AbiJ-related protein, protein MQIELLQWLKDIGENKAANFFSECRMDIVYVDTLFEIGGSERETLLVDCEIGVPGEYFFKLQSDYFSQVNVIETQLSEVATAIGFHVRNIKWIPKIEIDNNKKMTISIVARQAIFDEITLNKISWSGKLEEPNFLNRIFDLSKLPSHDSRYNNAYDDIHKHRILNYDWEDDWVFTDRRFNLLHCDEEIFLSFLALTINPVSRNDGTNQLLEIYNRNLVHSGIEFYEKSKIAGKPIYGHREVNSTPTVENPAVKKLRKLALVIGCSKYEYAGILANPLNDASAMKQKLEELGFDVMHLENPNLKQMKTEIDDFGTELEKYDVGLFYFAGHGVQVKGLNYLIPVDANLKNERTVEYDCVQVDRVLSHLEAAKTSVNLLILDACRNNPFERSWGRDLSKRGLAVMEAPKGSLIAYSTSPGKTASDGEGTNGLYTGILVSEITTMNVTITQLFQRVRKSVMEKSKDEQIPWESTSLTADFYFNQK, encoded by the coding sequence ATGCAAATAGAATTACTTCAATGGTTAAAAGATATCGGTGAAAATAAAGCGGCTAATTTTTTTTCCGAATGCCGGATGGATATAGTCTATGTAGACACTTTATTTGAAATAGGAGGTAGTGAACGTGAAACATTATTAGTTGATTGCGAAATAGGCGTGCCGGGAGAATACTTTTTTAAGCTCCAATCAGACTATTTCAGCCAAGTAAATGTAATAGAAACACAACTTTCAGAAGTCGCAACAGCTATCGGCTTTCATGTCCGAAATATAAAATGGATTCCCAAAATAGAGATCGACAATAATAAAAAAATGACAATATCAATAGTCGCTCGGCAAGCAATATTTGACGAAATAACTCTAAATAAAATCTCATGGTCTGGAAAACTTGAAGAACCAAACTTCCTTAATAGAATCTTCGACCTTTCTAAACTACCATCTCATGATTCGAGATATAACAATGCTTACGACGACATACATAAACATCGAATTTTAAATTATGATTGGGAAGACGATTGGGTCTTTACCGACCGAAGATTTAACTTGCTACACTGTGACGAAGAAATATTTCTAAGCTTCTTGGCGCTTACTATAAACCCAGTTTCAAGGAATGATGGAACAAATCAGCTTTTAGAAATCTACAATCGAAATTTGGTGCATAGCGGAATTGAATTTTATGAAAAATCGAAGATTGCTGGAAAACCGATTTATGGACACAGAGAAGTCAATTCAACTCCCACCGTTGAAAATCCTGCTGTTAAAAAACTCAGAAAACTAGCGTTAGTAATAGGTTGTAGCAAATATGAATATGCGGGTATACTTGCCAATCCTTTGAATGACGCAAGCGCAATGAAACAAAAATTAGAAGAATTAGGATTTGATGTAATGCATCTTGAAAATCCTAATTTAAAGCAGATGAAAACAGAAATAGACGACTTTGGAACAGAGTTAGAAAAATATGATGTGGGGCTTTTCTATTTTGCAGGTCATGGTGTTCAAGTAAAAGGATTAAATTATTTAATCCCTGTAGATGCAAATTTGAAAAATGAAAGGACTGTTGAATATGACTGCGTCCAAGTAGATAGGGTACTCAGTCATCTTGAAGCTGCAAAAACTTCTGTTAACCTGCTTATACTAGATGCATGCAGAAATAACCCGTTTGAAAGAAGCTGGGGTAGAGATTTATCAAAAAGAGGATTAGCTGTAATGGAAGCCCCCAAAGGATCCCTTATAGCTTATTCAACATCACCAGGTAAAACAGCTTCAGACGGCGAGGGCACTAATGGACTTTATACTGGAATTCTTGTTTCAGAGATAACGACTATGAATGTAACAATAACACAATTATTTCAAAGGGTAAGAAAGTCGGTAATGGAGAAATCAAAGGATGAACAAATTCCATGGGAATCAACCTCATTAACAGCAGACTTTTATTTCAACCAGAAATAG
- a CDS encoding ISAon1 family transposase translates to MDNYPISPVQLGHFFHIDGKQLQQQYKHHLSEFHSWEQKQHATEWMLFEQNLGTYLSIDETAFSSGELYTIVTNKEARGRKGSLVAMIKGTQADRLIEILMRLPEHLRKRVKEVTVDMAASLNLTIKRCFPYAQRVIDRFHVQQRAFDAVQETRIKYRWEALEEENQAIEQSRRQRTAYIAPLLPNGDSVKQLLARSRYLLFKHPRLWSREQRQRAEMLFNLYPEIHKAYQLSLRLGEVFRNCTSKEQAFKRLALWYNDVEEAGLATFRTLARTIQTHYLGILNFFNNRSTNAAAESFNAKIKAFRNALRGVRDVEFFLFRLSKLYA, encoded by the coding sequence TTGGATAATTACCCTATCAGCCCGGTACAACTGGGCCATTTCTTTCATATAGACGGCAAACAACTCCAGCAACAATACAAGCATCACCTCAGTGAATTCCACAGTTGGGAGCAAAAGCAGCATGCTACAGAATGGATGCTTTTTGAACAGAATCTTGGCACCTATTTAAGCATAGATGAGACCGCCTTTAGTAGCGGCGAGCTCTATACCATTGTGACGAATAAAGAAGCCAGAGGCCGCAAGGGCTCTTTGGTGGCTATGATTAAAGGCACCCAGGCAGATCGGCTCATAGAAATCCTGATGCGCCTTCCTGAGCACCTGCGTAAACGTGTAAAAGAGGTTACTGTTGATATGGCTGCCAGCCTGAATCTTACCATAAAGCGCTGCTTCCCTTATGCCCAACGCGTAATAGATCGCTTCCACGTACAACAACGGGCTTTTGATGCCGTACAAGAAACCCGTATCAAATATCGCTGGGAGGCGCTGGAAGAAGAAAACCAAGCCATAGAACAATCCCGGCGGCAACGCACTGCTTATATAGCACCGTTACTACCGAATGGTGACTCCGTCAAACAACTGTTGGCACGCAGCCGGTATTTGCTGTTCAAGCATCCACGCTTGTGGAGCAGAGAACAACGTCAACGGGCAGAAATGCTTTTTAACCTATACCCTGAGATACACAAAGCTTATCAATTGTCATTAAGATTAGGTGAGGTGTTCCGAAACTGTACCAGCAAAGAGCAGGCTTTTAAAAGGCTGGCGTTGTGGTATAATGATGTGGAGGAGGCAGGGTTGGCTACGTTCAGAACGCTTGCAAGGACAATACAAACGCATTACCTGGGCATACTTAACTTCTTCAACAACAGGTCTACCAATGCGGCAGCTGAATCCTTCAATGCCAAAATCAAGGCTTTTAGAAATGCATTGAGAGGCGTTAGGGACGTAGAATTCTTCCTCTTTAGACTATCCAAACTTTATGCGTAA
- a CDS encoding ISAon1 family transposase N-terminal region protein: MEKGYRQLVSLMLPAGVMEYFELMNAEQSDDGVIKIYLEEKNISPYEYRLEKLHSKGFLPEVEVQDFPIRNHKVLLCIKRRRWEVIRTGEIITRDWTALRERARITSEFGLFLKAVFG, from the coding sequence TTGGAAAAGGGTTATCGTCAGTTAGTAAGTTTGATGCTTCCAGCAGGAGTAATGGAGTACTTTGAGTTAATGAACGCGGAGCAAAGCGATGATGGAGTCATCAAAATCTACCTGGAAGAAAAGAATATCTCCCCTTATGAATACCGCTTAGAGAAGCTTCACTCCAAAGGGTTTCTGCCTGAAGTAGAAGTGCAGGATTTTCCGATCCGCAATCATAAAGTATTACTGTGTATCAAGCGCCGTCGCTGGGAAGTTATAAGAACCGGCGAAATCATCACCCGGGACTGGACAGCGTTACGGGAAAGAGCACGAATCACCTCAGAGTTCGGGCTTTTTTTAAAAGCAGTGTTTGGATAA
- a CDS encoding DUF4041 domain-containing protein, with amino-acid sequence MFSNKKLKKTEELLAATNDTLQKVQQELALAYEKVAQQAQQLENLDSELARQKDQLERSTQQSAALLEKYSQIVQLDKEVEDRKRMVQEVSNKYESARLIYQELEQAIALYEDVLEIGSFGLYKPRFNFDTAEQFRKAMDANYEKQKALIKEGKAIMCHIEWVVGGSKTEGKKMTSQYKKLMLFAFNGDCDALMSRVKWNNAEKTRERINKVFETVNKLGVSHQIEITQDFLALKQEELSLTYEHEQKKYEEKEEQRRLKEQMREEEKAQREFERVQQEAEEEEVRYEKAIEKAQQELSLAAGANIDVMQDKIKALEVQLQEAHQKKARAIAMAQLTRVGHIYVISNIGSFGENVYKLGMTRRLDPLDRVRELGDASVPFLFDVHAIIYSENAPQLEYALHKKFDDRRLNRINTKKEFFRVSLDEIEAFVLEHTGASIEFTKIAEARDYRETLNLLEQLKLEEDKIEKFPKDLVV; translated from the coding sequence ATGTTTTCGAATAAAAAATTAAAGAAGACGGAAGAGCTATTAGCGGCAACTAACGACACTTTGCAAAAAGTTCAGCAGGAACTTGCATTAGCCTATGAAAAAGTTGCACAACAAGCTCAACAACTCGAAAACCTGGATAGCGAGCTCGCCCGGCAGAAAGATCAATTGGAACGCTCTACACAACAATCTGCAGCCCTTCTTGAAAAGTACAGTCAGATTGTTCAGCTGGATAAAGAAGTAGAAGATCGAAAAAGGATGGTGCAGGAGGTGAGTAATAAATATGAAAGCGCCCGCCTCATTTACCAGGAGCTTGAACAGGCAATCGCTTTATATGAAGATGTGTTGGAAATTGGATCATTTGGTTTATATAAGCCACGATTCAATTTCGATACTGCTGAACAGTTCAGGAAAGCTATGGATGCTAATTATGAAAAACAAAAGGCGCTGATCAAAGAAGGGAAAGCCATTATGTGCCATATAGAATGGGTGGTTGGCGGAAGTAAAACTGAAGGGAAGAAAATGACCTCTCAATACAAAAAGCTGATGCTTTTTGCATTCAACGGTGATTGCGATGCGCTTATGTCCCGCGTAAAGTGGAATAATGCTGAAAAAACGAGGGAGCGGATTAATAAAGTGTTCGAAACAGTTAACAAGTTGGGGGTGAGCCATCAAATTGAAATAACACAAGACTTCCTGGCCTTAAAGCAGGAAGAGCTTTCTCTTACCTACGAACACGAACAAAAGAAATACGAAGAGAAGGAAGAACAACGGCGCCTCAAAGAGCAAATGCGGGAAGAAGAAAAAGCGCAGCGGGAATTTGAACGTGTACAGCAAGAAGCAGAAGAGGAAGAAGTGCGGTACGAAAAGGCGATTGAAAAAGCCCAACAGGAACTGTCACTTGCTGCAGGAGCCAATATAGATGTGATGCAAGACAAAATAAAAGCACTGGAAGTTCAGTTGCAGGAGGCGCACCAGAAAAAAGCACGTGCCATTGCAATGGCACAGCTAACGAGGGTGGGGCACATTTATGTGATATCTAATATCGGTTCATTTGGTGAAAATGTTTATAAGTTGGGTATGACACGTCGCCTGGACCCATTAGACAGGGTTCGGGAATTGGGAGATGCTTCCGTGCCGTTTCTTTTTGATGTACACGCAATCATTTATTCTGAAAATGCGCCGCAATTGGAGTATGCGTTGCATAAGAAGTTCGATGACAGGCGTCTCAATCGTATCAATACTAAAAAGGAATTTTTCCGGGTAAGCCTCGATGAGATAGAAGCTTTTGTTCTGGAACATACCGGAGCGTCCATTGAATTTACCAAAATAGCAGAAGCCCGTGATTACAGGGAGACGCTTAATTTGCTAGAACAATTGAAGTTAGAGGAAGATAAAATTGAAAAGTTTCCAAAAGATCTGGTGGTTTGA
- a CDS encoding SusC/RagA family TonB-linked outer membrane protein, which yields MIALLMTGFMQVSAGAFAQRITLHENNATLENVLREIGKQSGFNFIYDSRILEQARPVNVTLDKVNLPEALNTVLSGSGFSFQIKGKLIIVISRKEMLPKNVAKAPQLPADIRGKVTNALGMPLIGAVVKKKDAKGSVATNAKGEFLLSDVSKGDILVISHIGFESREITVNGSARLNISLLQGSKDLREVVITGLGIKREKRALGYAVSSVSPAALADLGSPVNALTALYGQVPGLRINATAMGPSGGINVNIRNAVSFSENSNVRPLFVIDGIPMLDWQTDINRNPGNGLNDLNLDDIGSIEVLRGAKASLLYGSQGANGVILITSKSGRKRPGYGIDVNLSRQTDEPWVQQEFQNEFGAGMPADIRTYNADKEGFYVRNGQQAYTASTNYNFGPKFDGRSLLWYDNEIRPYVAQPNNVKELFRTGSTSKANISLSGGGSIGSFRVAYTHEDYKGIFEGFKIKNDKIAFNGNMEITDRVRLQLTGSYSRSFNHNAPAPVPQISSNGIPRTLDTRLLRNQIVDPTTAYLYWRTENRNTQMNPGTYLMNLSENYFFSQWRDTYETKRDHFLNALNLNVKLGRHLNLDGTGGFDWILNNGNTNVVLRQPLSVNPSGGLNSLSSSSTVRWNLQAMLRYENTLINSDFRFSGFIGGVHQSASQRSITRSTSGGFITRDWPSLENSKNAVKTSTSDLGQDRLYALFASAQLSYKDYLFIDFQARNDWSSVLPSKNNAYFYPGTSVSWVFSKSMVKPAWLSLGKLRVSWADVGRPGSRYFANEIYSIAAYGNAITYSSPDLIPPLNLKPERKREFELGFDTKYFNDRLGLEFSFFSANTYNQIMALNIPSSSGYSSVGINAGRIATIGYEFVLKGAPLQSKDLTWELALNGSASTPKVKELAKGITTQNLWGGQGARIVAIAGLPYGEINVYPFATDAQGNRMVNSYGTYYQDKSREITAGKITPDFIGGLNSIISYKGFKLGANFDASFGSSMLSLTNMAMIGNGSGKNTLAGRNEALGGLPYYINRSSQNIALTSHDAAVPDDSKYPVIFHDGVILPGVKQDGSVNNQVISAGYKYSYYYQTQPELTKDIIYKNNYIKLRNITFSYAIPKRVASKMKFERLLLTAFANNIGFLHKTMPNVDPESFNGTNVYYENNAFPSTRSYGISIHATF from the coding sequence ATGATCGCGCTTTTAATGACCGGTTTCATGCAGGTAAGCGCCGGGGCATTCGCCCAGCGCATCACCCTGCACGAAAACAATGCTACGCTTGAAAACGTGCTGAGAGAAATAGGAAAACAAAGCGGGTTCAATTTCATTTACGATTCCAGGATCCTGGAACAGGCACGGCCGGTTAACGTCACTTTGGATAAGGTAAACCTGCCCGAAGCGCTGAATACGGTCCTGAGCGGATCGGGCTTCAGCTTCCAGATAAAGGGGAAGCTCATTATAGTCATATCCAGGAAAGAGATGCTCCCCAAAAACGTAGCCAAAGCGCCACAGCTTCCGGCCGATATCCGCGGGAAAGTAACCAACGCGCTGGGTATGCCGCTGATTGGCGCTGTCGTGAAGAAGAAGGACGCCAAAGGCAGTGTAGCGACCAATGCAAAGGGTGAATTCTTACTTTCGGACGTAAGCAAGGGCGATATCCTGGTGATCTCTCATATCGGCTTTGAAAGCCGGGAAATCACCGTAAATGGTTCTGCCCGGCTGAACATTTCCTTGTTACAAGGCTCAAAAGATCTTAGAGAAGTAGTTATAACCGGGCTTGGCATCAAAAGGGAAAAGAGGGCGCTGGGCTATGCCGTCAGCTCTGTTTCACCGGCAGCCTTAGCTGATCTTGGCTCACCGGTGAATGCACTGACCGCCCTGTACGGCCAGGTGCCGGGATTAAGGATCAATGCAACGGCAATGGGTCCCTCGGGAGGTATCAATGTCAACATCCGGAACGCGGTATCCTTTTCGGAAAACTCAAATGTGCGGCCGCTGTTTGTAATTGACGGTATTCCTATGCTCGACTGGCAAACCGATATTAACCGCAATCCGGGGAATGGCCTCAATGACCTTAACCTGGATGATATCGGATCCATTGAAGTATTACGCGGGGCAAAAGCATCACTGCTGTACGGCTCGCAGGGAGCTAACGGCGTCATCCTTATCACCTCCAAAAGCGGCAGAAAAAGGCCAGGCTACGGAATAGACGTTAACCTGAGCAGGCAAACGGATGAGCCGTGGGTTCAGCAGGAATTCCAGAATGAATTTGGCGCAGGCATGCCTGCCGATATAAGAACGTATAATGCGGATAAGGAAGGGTTCTACGTAAGAAATGGCCAGCAAGCTTATACAGCATCCACCAATTATAATTTCGGTCCGAAGTTCGACGGACGTAGTTTACTCTGGTATGATAATGAAATCCGCCCCTATGTAGCCCAACCCAACAATGTGAAAGAGCTGTTCAGAACAGGTTCTACCAGCAAAGCCAATATCTCTTTATCGGGGGGCGGAAGCATCGGCAGCTTCCGTGTGGCCTATACGCACGAAGATTATAAAGGCATCTTTGAAGGTTTTAAAATAAAAAATGATAAAATAGCCTTCAACGGAAATATGGAGATTACCGACAGGGTACGCCTCCAACTAACAGGCAGCTATTCCCGCTCTTTCAATCATAACGCTCCTGCACCGGTCCCCCAGATATCATCCAATGGTATTCCAAGAACATTGGATACCAGATTGCTTAGAAACCAAATAGTCGACCCTACCACTGCTTATTTATACTGGCGGACGGAAAATCGCAACACGCAGATGAACCCGGGCACTTACCTGATGAACTTGTCTGAAAATTATTTCTTCAGCCAATGGCGGGACACATATGAAACCAAAAGAGACCATTTTCTAAATGCTCTAAATCTTAACGTTAAGCTAGGCAGGCATCTTAACCTCGACGGAACCGGCGGTTTCGACTGGATACTTAACAATGGCAATACGAACGTGGTGCTAAGACAACCTCTTTCTGTCAATCCCTCAGGCGGATTGAATTCGCTAAGCAGTTCCAGCACGGTGCGCTGGAATCTGCAGGCGATGCTCCGTTATGAAAATACTCTTATAAATTCCGATTTCCGTTTTTCCGGATTTATAGGCGGCGTACACCAGTCGGCATCACAACGGTCGATAACAAGAAGCACAAGCGGCGGCTTCATCACCCGTGATTGGCCATCGCTCGAAAACTCCAAAAATGCCGTTAAAACCAGTACCTCCGATCTTGGACAGGACCGGTTGTACGCACTTTTTGCATCCGCTCAGCTGAGTTACAAGGATTATCTTTTTATTGATTTCCAGGCACGCAACGACTGGTCGTCTGTGCTTCCATCGAAAAATAACGCTTATTTCTATCCGGGTACAAGTGTTTCATGGGTATTCTCAAAAAGCATGGTGAAACCGGCCTGGCTATCGCTCGGAAAATTAAGGGTCTCCTGGGCAGACGTAGGACGCCCAGGCTCAAGATATTTCGCCAACGAGATATACAGCATCGCGGCTTACGGCAATGCAATTACCTATAGCTCCCCGGATTTAATACCTCCTCTTAATTTGAAACCCGAACGCAAGAGAGAGTTTGAACTCGGGTTTGATACGAAGTACTTTAATGATCGTCTTGGTCTGGAGTTCAGCTTCTTCTCTGCGAACACTTATAACCAGATCATGGCCCTTAACATCCCTTCTTCTTCCGGTTATTCGAGTGTAGGAATTAACGCGGGCCGGATCGCTACCATAGGCTATGAATTTGTATTAAAGGGTGCTCCCCTGCAATCAAAAGATCTTACATGGGAACTGGCATTGAACGGAAGCGCTTCCACACCTAAAGTAAAGGAATTGGCCAAAGGTATTACTACGCAGAACCTATGGGGCGGCCAGGGGGCCAGAATAGTTGCTATTGCAGGACTGCCATACGGTGAAATTAATGTTTACCCGTTCGCTACAGATGCTCAGGGAAACAGGATGGTCAATTCTTATGGAACTTATTATCAGGACAAATCGCGTGAGATAACTGCAGGAAAGATCACCCCCGACTTCATCGGTGGATTAAACTCAATCATTTCATATAAAGGTTTTAAGCTTGGAGCCAACTTCGATGCGTCATTCGGCAGCAGTATGCTTTCTCTGACTAACATGGCGATGATTGGCAATGGCTCGGGAAAGAATACGCTTGCAGGAAGGAATGAAGCGCTCGGGGGATTACCGTATTATATCAACAGGTCAAGTCAAAACATCGCACTTACCAGTCACGATGCAGCAGTACCCGATGACTCTAAATATCCGGTCATTTTTCATGACGGCGTAATACTTCCGGGAGTTAAACAGGATGGAAGCGTGAATAACCAGGTAATTTCGGCGGGCTATAAATATTCTTATTATTATCAGACGCAACCGGAACTAACCAAAGACATCATTTATAAAAATAATTATATAAAATTAAGGAATATTACTTTCTCGTATGCTATTCCTAAAAGGGTCGCCTCAAAAATGAAGTTCGAAAGACTCCTTCTGACCGCCTTCGCCAATAATATTGGTTTCTTACACAAAACGATGCCGAATGTCGACCCGGAGTCGTTCAACGGAACCAATGTTTATTATGAAAATAACGCCTTCCCTTCCACCCGAAGCTATGGCATAAGCATCCACGCAACATTTTAA
- a CDS encoding SusD/RagB family nutrient-binding outer membrane lipoprotein has product MRTNAMTQYRTLSKILLAGSLLLTSCSKGLEDDFIDPNGFTNPTIEGFYAEAQQAQGTFRYSYSDMSSAFNTLGPMLGTSGYSNDGVTNMYSWTFDPFENSFSRLRSIAEMQRRYDALAESEKAGYKAYMMTADVIKAYIFYQLTDVFNQVPYFEALKGKSDQFFPKYDTQQDIYHDILSRLKAISQELNGFTLGNSAPELYFSTNDILFKADFGKWRIFVNSLRLRLAIHLTNVEPELAKSTIREVLAEDIYAKDRASSILLIDQQQDMAEQTLIFKAIIDQRLYLIAPENMLKVMRRPGQPEDPRIKVIFQPDKYGAYSGIRTEGPYQQSYADSIDTKVVLSTYPSFYNRTTFEQNFGMPYQILTSSEVHLILAEAAVRWPALGLNAGDEYTMAIKQSIDLYYEINALNTRNFASKIAASQPAKPTQTQIDAFAEAKRNEFLAAGEAEKKGLIYDQKYVHFNILKPYELWTETRRLYKELGSRVMKKPSNTRFMERRPYPVSESDNNYDNFAKVVNENNYTSPVWFTGR; this is encoded by the coding sequence ATGAGAACTAACGCAATGACACAATATAGAACATTAAGCAAGATCCTGCTGGCCGGTTCTTTATTATTGACCTCGTGCAGCAAAGGATTAGAAGATGATTTTATCGACCCCAACGGATTTACCAATCCTACGATCGAAGGCTTTTACGCTGAAGCCCAGCAGGCGCAAGGAACATTCAGGTATAGTTACTCAGATATGTCCAGTGCCTTCAATACGCTTGGTCCAATGCTTGGTACAAGCGGATATTCAAACGATGGGGTAACCAACATGTATTCCTGGACCTTCGACCCATTCGAAAACTCGTTTAGCCGCCTGAGATCTATTGCCGAAATGCAAAGGAGGTACGATGCGTTGGCTGAAAGTGAAAAAGCAGGGTATAAGGCTTATATGATGACTGCGGATGTCATAAAGGCTTATATCTTTTACCAGTTGACGGATGTATTTAACCAGGTACCTTATTTTGAAGCATTAAAAGGTAAAAGCGATCAGTTTTTCCCGAAATACGATACCCAGCAGGATATCTACCATGATATTCTTTCAAGGTTAAAAGCCATTTCACAGGAGCTGAATGGTTTCACACTCGGAAATAGTGCGCCGGAGCTCTATTTTTCAACCAACGATATCCTTTTCAAAGCCGACTTCGGTAAGTGGCGGATCTTTGTAAACAGTCTCCGGCTTCGGCTCGCTATCCACCTGACTAACGTAGAGCCGGAACTGGCTAAATCTACGATCCGGGAGGTCCTGGCCGAAGACATTTATGCAAAAGACCGGGCAAGCAGTATCCTGCTCATTGATCAACAGCAGGATATGGCAGAACAAACACTGATATTCAAGGCAATAATAGATCAGCGCCTTTACCTGATCGCGCCCGAGAACATGCTGAAGGTAATGAGGAGACCAGGACAGCCGGAAGATCCCCGTATCAAGGTGATCTTCCAGCCCGACAAATATGGTGCTTACAGCGGTATCCGTACAGAAGGACCTTATCAACAATCGTATGCCGATTCAATCGATACGAAAGTAGTATTAAGTACTTATCCTTCATTTTATAACAGAACTACGTTTGAGCAAAACTTTGGCATGCCTTACCAGATCCTGACGTCGTCCGAAGTTCATCTTATCCTTGCAGAAGCCGCTGTCCGCTGGCCTGCTCTTGGCCTGAATGCCGGCGATGAGTATACAATGGCTATTAAACAATCCATTGACCTCTATTATGAGATCAACGCGTTAAATACCCGGAACTTCGCCAGTAAAATAGCTGCATCTCAGCCCGCAAAACCAACACAGACGCAGATCGACGCTTTTGCGGAAGCGAAACGGAATGAATTTCTTGCTGCCGGCGAAGCGGAGAAAAAGGGATTGATCTATGACCAGAAATATGTACACTTTAATATCCTGAAGCCTTATGAGCTATGGACGGAAACCAGGAGGCTTTATAAGGAGCTGGGCAGCCGGGTAATGAAGAAGCCTTCGAACACACGCTTTATGGAAAGAAGGCCTTATCCGGTCAGTGAATCCGACAATAACTATGATAATTTTGCAAAAGTAGTGAACGAGAATAATTATACCAGTCCGGTGTGGTTCACGGGAAGGTAA
- a CDS encoding TlpA disulfide reductase family protein, which produces MRFIIACCLLLLSATGIGQRNKFIIKGRIGSLDAPAKMYLRYSSHKASHHDSVILKRGVFQFSGTIDEPVMASLFLSTNGKPIQWPYDELMFYIDTGTVIINSADSVKHALIKGSRLNEAFVKYQEQFMQLRLKALSHEALEQEAAIINSNFARQHPASLVSLTAIRAISNDAETLPAFDSLLVLFKGLDKNLQSGKKGQELYQSLQLKRKLLQGMVAPDFKQPDSTGRQVSLSSLRGQYVLLDFWASWCKPCRAANKALVKLYDKYSGRNLIFLGVSVDTRRDAWLKAVKDDQLAWLQLCDLQRENLAATVYQITGVPTTYLLDPSGVIIARDIHGKALEDLLEQLVK; this is translated from the coding sequence ATGCGATTTATAATAGCTTGCTGCCTGCTGTTGCTTTCGGCTACAGGTATAGGGCAACGCAACAAGTTTATAATCAAAGGCAGGATTGGCTCGCTGGACGCCCCTGCCAAAATGTATCTGCGCTACTCTTCTCATAAGGCATCTCATCACGATTCAGTTATCTTGAAGCGCGGTGTATTTCAGTTCAGCGGTACGATAGATGAACCTGTAATGGCGTCGCTGTTTCTTTCTACAAACGGAAAACCCATTCAATGGCCCTATGATGAGTTGATGTTTTATATTGACACCGGTACTGTGATCATTAACAGTGCAGACTCTGTGAAGCATGCACTGATAAAGGGTTCCAGGCTTAACGAAGCGTTCGTTAAATACCAGGAACAGTTCATGCAGCTTAGGTTAAAAGCATTATCGCATGAAGCTCTTGAACAGGAAGCGGCAATAATAAACAGCAACTTTGCCCGGCAACATCCTGCTTCGCTGGTGAGCCTGACCGCTATCAGGGCTATCAGTAATGATGCAGAAACATTACCTGCCTTTGATTCTTTGCTGGTATTGTTCAAAGGTTTGGACAAAAACCTGCAGTCGGGTAAAAAAGGACAGGAACTATATCAGTCGTTGCAGTTGAAGCGGAAGTTGTTGCAGGGCATGGTGGCTCCGGACTTTAAACAGCCTGATAGCACCGGCAGGCAAGTTAGCCTGTCCTCTCTCAGGGGGCAATACGTGTTGCTTGACTTCTGGGCTTCCTGGTGTAAGCCATGCCGTGCCGCGAATAAAGCGCTTGTTAAACTATATGATAAGTATAGTGGCAGAAACCTTATCTTTCTGGGAGTATCGGTTGATACCCGGCGCGATGCCTGGCTGAAAGCTGTAAAGGATGATCAGCTGGCATGGCTGCAGTTATGCGACCTGCAACGGGAGAACCTGGCGGCCACAGTTTACCAGATTACGGGTGTGCCTACCACTTATCTGCTCGACCCCTCAGGTGTTATCATCGCCAGAGATATACATGGCAAGGCATTGGAAGACCTGTTGGAGCAACTCGTGAAATAA